TGCCCGAGAACACCTTGAACGCCTTCGCCGATCATGGCGAAGTGGGCAATGCCCTGCCGGCCTGCGGCGGCGACAGCGAATCCAAGCTCGGTGAATTCGAAACAGCGGGCGTCGACGTGCAGGCCCTCGCCGCCAAACTCCAGAAAGACGGCGCCGACTCCTTCGTCCAGTCCTGGAACGAACTGATGGACGTCATCACGACCAAAAGCGAATCACTGGCGAACGTCGACTGAAGATCATTCAGAGTCGTTGAGATAAATAAATCAGGCATGTCGCACTGTAAGAATCATAGTGAGGCATGCCTGTTTTATATCGATTTACCTACCAGAAACGTGCGTGGCTTTTGTGGTAGCAAAATAAATTCAGCAGAAAAACGACACTTTTTAGCCACTTTATGAATATTCTGAAGGATTGATCGTCGGTACGATAGGAGACAGAAAAGGATCTTCCAACTCCAGAAGTTCTCCATTGAGAATCCGCCAGACTCGGAAGACATTTGAGAAATCATGCTGTCCTCTGCTGTATGATTTATTGGAAGGGATGTCTTCGTCGTCATGGACGTAGATTAGACCGTATGAGCCAGTAGCATGTTTGACGATCCAGTCCATGAGAGCCCAGGTATCTGCACTGCGATGATTTGTTGATTCGCAAAACTGCAGAATTCCCCGTTTATTATTCAGATGCTCATAAAACTGCCAACGTAGGGAGGAAGATTCCTGGGTAGGAAGCCGATCCCGCAGATCGCTCCAGAGCTGAGCGTCACGCAAATCGACAATGTCGTCGATCGCATCTAACTCTTCAAAAGTTGCATTAACGAATATGTCTCGGGAAGTTCGAACAACCACCCAGCCATAGACTTCCAGCATGTTCTAATCCTCTCAAATAAGAATATCGACAATCAAAGTCCGGATCAGGTTCATCACTCAGGCTTGACTGACACTTTAGGTTCTCTAATCAAGAACCCGCATCCTGTGGAACGGTCTGATAATATGCGTGACAACTCCTTTCAGATGTGATTCAGGAACGGCATAAGAGGCGCGGTTGGGGGCTCCTTCTTTCCATGTGCGTGAGTCAGCGGAGCGGGCCGAGAAGTCACCGAGTACGAAAAATTCATCATCTCCCAGTTGTGCGGGCCGTTCGGGGGAGCCCCACAGTGGTTGTCCGGGCCCGTCTTCCATTTCAGTATGATACTTCAGTCCTTGCAGCGAAGTCGGCGGAGTCAGTTTCTTGCCATCGGCATAGATCGCTCCATCTTGGATGGTGATTTTCTCTCCCGGTAATCCCACCAGGCGTTTCGTTAGCAGGATAGACGGCGAGTATGGGTGTTGAAAGACTGCCAGATCCCACCGCTCCGGTTTCCGAAGTTTGGCGACAAGAATCTCATCATCGGGGTACGTTTCAGAATCAGCATCCGAAACTTTCGCTTCATGAAAATGATCGCAAATCATTAACTGTGGAAGTAAACCTTTAGTCGGATCGTGGGCTGCGTAATAACTGGTGGCTCCGCATTCAGGGCAGACGCCTCGATGATGGGGCCCTAAAATGGTCGCAGCCATTGCATTAGAGGGCAGCGAGTACGTCTCAAATAAATAGGGACGCACCACAAACTGTAAAACCCCCAGAATCAACATTGATGTAAAGAGAGTGGGGATTCATGCTTTGAAAGCTTGTTTAAAAGAGATTTGATGGAAATATGAGATCAACTGACATGAGAAATAGAAAGTAATAAAGACTCTCAGTGCGGAAGCTCCCACTGCAAAAGAAGGTGCATAAGCAGAAATCAGCATCTTCAGTGTCCAGAGAACTCCAGCCACACAGGACACAAAAGCGGTCGTCAGCAAAACACGGCGGACGCTGATCTCCGGTGCCTGGGCCCAATGGAGACCCAAAAAGAGTAAAGTCGCCCACAAGATAATCGAAAGCAGAAGCAATCCGAGGAGTATTGCAAGAGGGAAAAACGTTGTAAACATGGAACGCCAGAATCGATGTAAGAGTGAAAAGGGGTTTAGAAAGCGTCATTGTGGCATCGTAACGATCACGTCGTTTGAGCAGAGGTATCGTGGTATGCAACTGCTACATTAGCTCGTTGCGAAATGAATTTACAGTGTGGGGAGAAGATTAAATCGATATCAGCAAACGAAATAGTAGAAGTCTCTACTTTGCTGAAATTGATGCTTGATAATAAGATGTGTTACCGGTTCTAAATCAGATTCAGACTGGCGATGAGCACTACTATGACGACGATTAACGAAATTAACCAATCTCATAAGAAATTTGCAGCGGCCCAGAATGATGAGAAGCTGCTTTCTCAGTACGTTGACCTCGCCCTTCCACAATGCCTACTGGCACTTACTGAATTGGAAGGCCGATTGACTGATATTGGTTATCCCGTTCAAACACTGATCATCGATCCTGCCTTGGATCAAGATCAAAAAATATCACAGATAGAAGCAATCACAAATCGCCGTGTGCCTGCAGTATTGAAACGGTTGTGGCAGACGATTGGCGGGATCTCGTTCGTTGATCTGGAAGACTACTCTCATTACGAATTCTGGGAAGAACTGGGGATCAAAGGTGCCCAAGGGTTCTGCGATGGTGTCTATGTAGAGTCCTGTAGCCAGGAGTGGTTGGCATACACGATTGATGATTTCGAAGTCTGCAAAGCCGACCATGCAGAATCTGAATTTGTTTATACTTTTGCTCCCGATGGATACCACAAAGACGACATTTCCGGCGGGTCTCCCTATGGACTGTCTGAAAACGACTGGTTGCCTGCCGTCCTGGATTTTCGGTGGGCTGGTTTTAAGACCCCTGACAGTGCACCATCCCAGTCACTCGATTTTCTGGGATATCTGCGGACATCAATCTTGGAATGTGGCGGGTTTCCGGGTTTACTCGGACATCCAAAATTCGAACCGATTCGAGAACAACTGGTAGCAGGTCTGCCTCTCTTTTAAGCTAATCAAAGTGTCGCCTTTCATTCTCCCAGCTGGAATCATTTCGTGTTTTTCGTGGTAGAAAAAATCCGTGCCACGCTGACTGAAAAATCAGTCAGGAGTAGCCAGGTAGTCAATCTCCTTCAGAATTTCATTGTATACTGCAGTATTATATTCCGCATTCGTTTTGATCAATTCATTCAGCTCATCGCGTGCTTTCTGTAAAACTTCGATGGGTGCATTCAGATCGAACGTGTCCGCTTTTGAGGGTAAAGAATAAATCCGTTCCACCAGCTCAGCGTCCAGGTCAGTCAAATCGGCAATCGTATAGGCTGCCATTTGTGATATTTTGAATCTCATTGGATTGAAATCACTTTAGTAAACAGGTTCGATCCTGATTCGAGGTTGGTCTGAATCATAGAAAACGATTTTGTGCTGTTCGTCGTCGTCAAAAATCAGAACAGCCCCACGCGTCTGAGAACCTGGTAAGGGCTGTAGCGATGGTATCTCCTCCCACTATCTTTAGACCATGCCCAGCGGCAGACGACCTTGCCCGTTTGATCCAAGGCGACCGTTGCACCTGCATCGCCCCGTTTCCAGATGCACATTGTATATTTTTGAGGCGTTCCATACTTCGTCGCCTTTTCATTCTCCGCCGCGAGCATCATTGTCGGGTTGACAATCACCCCTTTCGAATTCGAAGTGGTATCGGGAGGAGTCCCCATCAGCGTGTCTATTTCATCCTTAGAAATTCCCAGAGGAATCCGAGCGACCATCGACTCAAGTTGCGAAACTTCATGGGTTCGACTGTGTTTATTGTAGATAGCGGCTTTCATCAGTAACAGATAGCAGGAGACTGAGACGAACACGATCAGATATTTTTTGAGAGATGATTTCATTGATCAATCCTGTTTTTGATCCTGCGCTCACTGGTTTACGAATAGGAAGAAGTGACAAGAAATTGTTTCATCCTTGATTCAGAATACGCTTCTGAAATAGAATTGTGTAATGAAATGTACACAAGATCAATGCGGTCATAAATCCCAAAATAGAAAACGAGCAACAGAATGACACAAATTCCCACAGTTCGATTTGGTTTACGAATTCTCGTTTTATGCACGATGGTGATGCTGTCCTGTCATGGGGGTATCGCCGCAGACAAACCGCAGCCTGATGCACAGCTGCAGAAATTATTAAAGCGATTTCCCGCTGCCGACAAAAACAAAGACGGCATCCTGACCCGCACCGAAGCACGAGAATACCGCGACAAGATTCGAGGTTCCCAGGCCAAAGCCGTCAAGCCGACCTACGCGGATGTGAAGTACGGCGATCACCCGCGCAATGTTCTGGATTTCTATCAGGCCAAGTCCGACAAACCGACGCCATTGGTGATCTACATTCACGGCGGCGGCTTTGTGGGTGGCAGCAAGCGGATTCACCCCCGTCAGCTCCAGCTTTTTCTCGATGCCGGCATGAGCGTTGCCGCGATTCACTATCGCTTTATTGATGGGAAAAACGTGCTGCTTCCCGAACCGCAACGCGACGGTGCGCGGGCCGTGCAGTTTCTTCGCAGCAAAGCACAGGAGTGGAACATTGATCCAAAACGAGTCGCCTGTTACGGCGGTTCCGCCGGCGCCGGGATTTCGATGTGGATCGGCTTTCATGATGATCTGGCTGATCCCAACAGCGACGACCCGGTGAAGCGCCAGTCGACCCGCATTCAGGCCATCGGCACCATGGGCGGTCAAAGCACCTACGATCCGATCAAAATCAAAGCACTGGTCGGCGGCCGGGCCTGGGAGCATCGTTCCATCTTCAAAGCCTATGGTGTCACGACTGCAAAAGAGGCATTAAACCCCACGCCGGAACAACAGAAACGCTACGACGAGTCGTCCGCAATCACGCACCTGACCAAAGATGATCCGCCGCTCTACATGATCTACAGCGAAGCCGACGGCCCCCTGCCCGAAAACGCCCGCCCCGGCCAGGGTATCCATCACCCCAACTTCGGCCGCGATCTGGTCAAGAAGATGAACGAGCTCCAGATCGAAAACGTCTTCGTCTACACCCCCAAAGCGAAAGGCCGCGACCCCAACCGCGAAATGCTGGAGTTCTTTCAGAAACAGTTTGCGAAGGCGAAATAAGTTTGGAATCTTGAAAAGGTCGTTTTGACTGGTGATCTCTACTTTTGTATTTTTCATCTGGATATTGCGTTCACTCGTTATGTACAATAGGATAGATTGATTGTGCTCGAAATGATCATTTTTAGTTCTAGTGGACCGATATACTTAGATGGCGAGCGACTGGTATTTTAAGCAGGGTGATCAGGAGCGGGGACCTTTCACTTTTCGTGACCTGGTTGAAATGGTGCGTGAAGAGAAGTTATCTCCCGAGACTCCTGTTCGCCCGCATTATCTGGACGAATGGCAGCGAGCAGATGCCATCGTTGGTTTATTTCATATGGCGCGGCGGGATCCGGCGACTCTGCCTCCTGTTGAGAGTTTGATTTCTGAATCAGCTGATGAAGCCGACCTGGATTCCTTTCTGGCTGATTCCAGTGAAACAGAGACCACTCTTCCAGATCAGGATGCGGAAAAACCGGGATGGCTCAGACGGCTGCTTTCATTACGGAGCAGTAAGATTCCCCCGGTTCAGGTCGATGCTCACCCTGTCGATGCTCACCAGGAGATTGACGTCGATCTCAGCCTTCCTGTGGCAGAGAGTTCTGCTCCAGACTCTGATTTCCAAACCGATTCATTGCTGGAAGAAATCCCTCTTGATGAGCTATCGGTTGCAGGGACAGCCGGTGATCCGAACGATGATGATGTTTCGACAGGCGCGTATTCAGACGAGACTTGGGCGTCGACAGTAAATGCAGCCGTTGAGCGGGTTGACGCACGCGCCCCAAAACAGGAAGAGCTGCCTCCTCCCCGGCAGCTCGTACCCGCTGGCAGTCTTTCTTTTCTGGAATCACCAATCTTTCGCAAGCTGATGTTTGCCTGTGCCATGATCCTGTGTGCCAGTGCCGGCATCTATGGCTTTGTGAGCTGGATGGGACAGGGCAAACTCTACTTTCCACTGATCGGCGAGACCTCGCCACTGTTGTTTCTCGTTTATTCCGCCGGCTGTTTTCTGATAATCGCTATCCTGGGACCGTTGTTCGCCTATATCGCTTCGCCTTATTTGCGTTTCGGGTACAAACTCGGTGCCGCCGTGGTGACAGCCAGTCTCACTGTGTTGTATCTGTTGAATTGGTCAGAGCAACAGAGCATGATTTTTCCTTCGCGGAAACCGACGGAAGCAAAACTGGTTTTCCCGATCATGGGAGAATGCTCCGAATTTGGCTACTGGATGTACTTTGTGGATGTTGTAATTTTTGTTGCTGTTCTGACCTATTTTGCCGCCTGGTGGCTGGAGTCCCATGCTGATGAAGTGTAAGCAGCGTTTTGCCGATATTGTGAAGATGGCTCCTCATTCAAAATCGTTTCGCCGGAGGAATGGTTATACAATCATAGAACTCCTGGTCGTGACTGCGGTGATCAGTATTTTAATTGCGCTGGCGCTGCCGGCTGTTCAATCAGCACGTAACTCCGCCCGACAGCTCCAATGCTTAAACAATATGCGTAATGCAGGCCTTGGAATTATACAGGCCACCGACACTGCCAGTCGGTTTCCTGCCTGTGGGTATTACGGTGATGGAACGCCGGGCACCGTTGGTTCTTTTCGAAGTTGGGTTGTAGAAATCCTGCCGTTTATTGATCAGTCGAATCTTTATAATCAATGGGATTTCGATAAACATTACCTGGACCCTGTGAATGCCCCTCTGGCAGAAACCTATATTCCCGTCTTAACGTGTGCAGATGATATCAGCGTTGTACCCGGCCAGGGCAATCTGTCTTACGTCGTCAACAGTGGTGTCGGCTTTTCTGCTCTGATTGGCGGCATACACGATTGTCCGATAGGTCCAAGAAGTGGAAAACTGGACCTGAACGGAAATGGGATTACCTGTAACCATTCGACCAATGGGGATGGAACGCCCTCCGATCGCGAACTGTTTTTCCAGATGGGACTCTTTTTTAACGAAACCTGGAAAGGGGAAACTCGAGCGAAACGCCATCACACTATGGCCGGTCTCACCGATGGTGCTTCGAATACCCTGCTGATTTCTGAAAATATTCGCACAGGCTATAATCCCGCTCGATCGCAATCCAACTGGGCTTCTCCTAATCCTTATCTGACCAGTTTTTATATCGGATATCCCTGTCTCAACGGCACCTGCTCTGAGGGCAATGTAGATTATAATCTCGCAAATTCAGGTACGAGCGCGATCAATGGCGGCCTGGATCAGCCTGAAGGGAGTTCGCCTTTTCCCAGCTCATTACACAAAGGTGGCGTCAATGCAGGGTACTGTGATGGTCACTTCCAGTTCCTTTCTGAAAATATTGATGGAAAGGTTTATGCCGCGCTCATGAGCCCTCAGGGACAGGCGTTGGATGGGACGCCGTTAGAGCAATAGGGTATTTCTGGAAACGAGGAATCAGAAACTGTTTTCATGTGA
This window of the Gimesia fumaroli genome carries:
- a CDS encoding Imm7 family immunity protein — its product is MLEVYGWVVVRTSRDIFVNATFEELDAIDDIVDLRDAQLWSDLRDRLPTQESSSLRWQFYEHLNNKRGILQFCESTNHRSADTWALMDWIVKHATGSYGLIYVHDDEDIPSNKSYSRGQHDFSNVFRVWRILNGELLELEDPFLSPIVPTINPSEYS
- the lepB gene encoding signal peptidase I; amino-acid sequence: MVRPYLFETYSLPSNAMAATILGPHHRGVCPECGATSYYAAHDPTKGLLPQLMICDHFHEAKVSDADSETYPDDEILVAKLRKPERWDLAVFQHPYSPSILLTKRLVGLPGEKITIQDGAIYADGKKLTPPTSLQGLKYHTEMEDGPGQPLWGSPERPAQLGDDEFFVLGDFSARSADSRTWKEGAPNRASYAVPESHLKGVVTHIIRPFHRMRVLD
- a CDS encoding alpha/beta hydrolase → MTQIPTVRFGLRILVLCTMVMLSCHGGIAADKPQPDAQLQKLLKRFPAADKNKDGILTRTEAREYRDKIRGSQAKAVKPTYADVKYGDHPRNVLDFYQAKSDKPTPLVIYIHGGGFVGGSKRIHPRQLQLFLDAGMSVAAIHYRFIDGKNVLLPEPQRDGARAVQFLRSKAQEWNIDPKRVACYGGSAGAGISMWIGFHDDLADPNSDDPVKRQSTRIQAIGTMGGQSTYDPIKIKALVGGRAWEHRSIFKAYGVTTAKEALNPTPEQQKRYDESSAITHLTKDDPPLYMIYSEADGPLPENARPGQGIHHPNFGRDLVKKMNELQIENVFVYTPKAKGRDPNREMLEFFQKQFAKAK
- a CDS encoding DUF4339 domain-containing protein — its product is MASDWYFKQGDQERGPFTFRDLVEMVREEKLSPETPVRPHYLDEWQRADAIVGLFHMARRDPATLPPVESLISESADEADLDSFLADSSETETTLPDQDAEKPGWLRRLLSLRSSKIPPVQVDAHPVDAHQEIDVDLSLPVAESSAPDSDFQTDSLLEEIPLDELSVAGTAGDPNDDDVSTGAYSDETWASTVNAAVERVDARAPKQEELPPPRQLVPAGSLSFLESPIFRKLMFACAMILCASAGIYGFVSWMGQGKLYFPLIGETSPLLFLVYSAGCFLIIAILGPLFAYIASPYLRFGYKLGAAVVTASLTVLYLLNWSEQQSMIFPSRKPTEAKLVFPIMGECSEFGYWMYFVDVVIFVAVLTYFAAWWLESHADEV
- a CDS encoding DUF1559 family PulG-like putative transporter, which produces MKCKQRFADIVKMAPHSKSFRRRNGYTIIELLVVTAVISILIALALPAVQSARNSARQLQCLNNMRNAGLGIIQATDTASRFPACGYYGDGTPGTVGSFRSWVVEILPFIDQSNLYNQWDFDKHYLDPVNAPLAETYIPVLTCADDISVVPGQGNLSYVVNSGVGFSALIGGIHDCPIGPRSGKLDLNGNGITCNHSTNGDGTPSDRELFFQMGLFFNETWKGETRAKRHHTMAGLTDGASNTLLISENIRTGYNPARSQSNWASPNPYLTSFYIGYPCLNGTCSEGNVDYNLANSGTSAINGGLDQPEGSSPFPSSLHKGGVNAGYCDGHFQFLSENIDGKVYAALMSPQGQALDGTPLEQ